The Tripterygium wilfordii isolate XIE 37 chromosome 17, ASM1340144v1, whole genome shotgun sequence genome has a window encoding:
- the LOC119983118 gene encoding pentatricopeptide repeat-containing protein At4g01570, protein MARCTPSTTTQTTVIRQFRRSYFLLTPKNPKPNSAVRNATTSSTSSSAIKLGNVLLVASLTKTLTESGTRGLDSLSIPLSESLVLQILQKGSLDTSKKIDFFKWCSLRHNYKHSACAYSQVLGTVCRAGFLEEVPNLLNSMRDDGVIVDSETFKFLLDSFIRSGKLDNALEIIDYMEEIGATLSPHMYDSVLIALLRKNQVALALSIFSKLLDSSNGEHNAVGSTLPGSVACNELLVALKKADMRKEFKNLFNKLREKKGFNLDSWGYNICIHAFGCWGDVGASLRLFKEMKEKSSTSGASGPDLCTYNSLIHVLCLLGKVKDALNVWEELRISGHEPDAFTYRILIQGCSKSYRIDDATHIFSEMQYNGFQPDTVVYNSLLDGLFKARKVVEACQLFEKMVQDGVRASCWTYNIIIDGLFRNGRAEAGYTLFCDLKKKGKFVDDITYSIAILQLCKEGLLEEALHLVEEMEERGFVVDLVTITSLVIEFQRQRRWDWPEKLMRHIRDGNLVPSVIKWKTDMEASIKNTQSRRKDHTPLFPSKGNVNEIMGLMDSADSETNINLGPDNSGVEDEEVSQSDSDQWSSSPYMDHLANKAESSDPLTQLFSLSRGQRVQVRGIGSFDIDMVNTFLSIFLAKGKLSLACKLFEILNDMGIDPVTYSYNSIMTSFVKKGYFNDAWAVFSEMGEKIRPADIATYNVIIQGLGKMGRADMASAVLDKLMKQGGYLDIVMYNTLINALGKAGRVDEANKLFEQMRTSGINPDIVTFNTLIEVHTKAGRLKDAYKFLKMMLDAGCLPNHVTDTTLDSLGKEIEKLRYQKASIIRHKDDSS, encoded by the coding sequence ATGGCAAGATGCACGCCATCCACAACCACGCAGACAACAGTAATCAGACAATTCAGGCGTTCATATTTTCTGCTTACACCTAAGAACCCAAAACCCAACTCCGCAGTACGCAACGCTACAACCTCATCGACGTCTTCCTCAgcaatcaaacttgggaatgtACTCCTGGTGGCCTCTCTCACCAAAACTCTCACGGAGTCTGGCACTCGCGGGCTCGATTCTCTCTCCATCCCTCTATCCGAGTCCCTTGTCCTCCAAATTCTACAAAAGGGTTCACTTGATACTTCAAAAAAGATTGATTTTTTCAAGTGGTGTTCTCTCAGGCATAACTACAAACACTCCGCCTGCGCCTATTCCCAAGTCCTCGGCACAGTATGCCGCGCAGGGTTTCTCGAGGAGGTTCCCAATTTGCTGAATTCAATGAGAGATGATGGAGTTATTGTTGATTCTGAGACTTTCAAGTTCCTACTTGATTCTTTTATTCGATCAGGTAAGCTCGACAATGCGCTTGAGATTATTGATTACATGGAGGAAATTGGGGCTACCTTGAGCCCTCACATGTATGACTCCGTTCTTATTGCTCTATTAAGGAAAAACCAGGTGGCATTGGCATTGTCTATCTTTTCTAAGCTCCTGGATAGCAGCAATGGTGAACACAATGCCGTTGGCAGTACACTTCCTGGTTCTGTTGCATGTAATGAACTGCTTGTCGCCCTTAAGAAAGCAGACATGAGGAAGGAATTTAAAAATCTTTTCAATAAACTGAGGGAAAAGAAAGGGTTTAATCTTGATTCTTGGGGTTACAATATATGCATTCATGCTTTTGGCTGCTGGGGAGACGTGGGTGCTTCTTTGAGGCTCTTTAAAGAGATGAAGGAAAAGAGTTCGACTTCTGGCGCTTCTGGTCCTGATTTATGCACCTATAACAGCCTAATTCATGTGCTGTGTCTGCTGGGGAAGGTCAAGGACGCACTTAATGTGTGGGAGGAATTGAGAATATCTGGACATGAGCCAGATGCCTTTACATACAGAATACTTATTCAGGGATGCTCTAAATCCTATCGCATTGATGATGCAACACATATTTTTAGCGAGATGCAGTATAATGGTTTCCAGCCAGACACCGTTGTGTACAATTCTCTTCTAGATGGGCTATTCAAGGCAAGGAAAGTTGTGGAAGCATGCCAGTTGTTTGAGAAAATGGTTCAGGATGGGGTGAGAGCCTCATGTTGGACTTATAACATTATCATTGATGGGTTGTTTAGAAATGGAAGAGCTGAGGCTGGCTACACTTTATTTTGTGACTTGAAGAAGAAGGGGAAATTTGTGGATGATATAACTTACAGCATCGCAATCTTGCAACTTTGTAAGGAAGGTTTGCTTGAGGAAGCTCTGCACTTGGTGGAGGAAATGGAAGAAAGAGGCTTTGTTGTAGATCTAGTTACCATAACATCACTTGTGATTGAGTTTCAAAGACAACGTAGGTGGGATTGGCCAGAAAAGCTCATGAGACACATTAGGGATGGTAATCTAGTGCCAAGTGTCATCAAATGGAAAACCGATATGGAGGCTTCCATAAAGAACACACAGAGCAGAAGAAAGGACCACACCCCACTGTTTCCCTCTAAAGGCAATGTCAATGAGATAATGGGCTTAATGGATTCTGCTGACTCAGAGACAAACATCAACCTTGGTCCAGATAATAGTGGGGTTGAGGATGAAGAGGTCTCACAGAGTGACTCTGATCAGTGGTCATCATCCCCATATATGGATCACTTGGCAAATAAAGCAGAGTCCAGTGACCCTCTCACTCAGTTGTTTTCGTTATCTAGGGGACAAAGAGTTCAGGTAAGAGGAATTGGCTCTTTTGACATTGATATGGTCAATACTTTCTTGTCTATATTTTTGGCCAAGGGGAAGCTGAGCTTAGCTTGCAAGTTATTCGAGATTCTTAATGATATGGGAATTGACCCTGTGACTTACAGTTACAATTCTATTATGACTTCTTTCGTGAAGAAGGGTTATTTCAATGATGCATGGGCTGTTTTTAGCGAAATGGGGGAAAAGATCCGCCCTGCAGACATAGCAACATACAATGTGATAATTCAAGGCTTGGGGAAGATGGGGAGGGCAGATATGGCTAGTGCTGTTCTGGATAAGCTTATGAAGCAGGGTGGTTATCTTGACATAGTAATGTACAACACTCTGATTAACGCCCTAGGGAAGGCTGGCAGGGTTGATGAAGCAAACAAGCTTTTTGAGCAGATGAGGACAAGTGGAATTAACCCTGATATTGTCACATTTAATACATTGATTGAAGTTCATACCAAGGCTGGTAGATTGAAGGATGCATATAAATTCTTAAAAATGATGTTGGATGCTGGATGCTTACCGAACCACGTCACAGATACAACTTTAGACTCTCTTGGGAAGGAGATTGAGAAACTGAGGTACCAAAAGGCATCAATCATACGACATAAGGATGATTCTTCTTAA
- the LOC119982854 gene encoding uncharacterized protein C594.04c-like isoform X3 codes for MDRNLKNAVIAFLTPLPSILFYLYFLNHSYDGDANANALSPLWKWCFDHPLLLANALFFLNVNVLFWVISHLLSSFWMIDLYWTVIPVLLLYYYAAHPLAQYDLWRSRIVTVLTWVWSIRLTHNYFRREKWQWGAREDWRFTDMRIQYGNHWWWASFFAVYASQQVFLIGICLPMYIVHSVDKPVNIWDFVAIVVCISGIVIAYYADTQLHEFVTKNEKLKELGLPMVLNLERGLWCYSRHPNYFGEQLWWWGLAIFAWNLGHGWAFIGALINSMCLAYVTLLVEQRMLKRESRAEAYRLYQKTTSVWVPWFKSSAIAAKVKET; via the exons ATGGATCGCAATTTGAAGAATGCTGTGATTGCATTTCTGACTCCTCTACCTTCCATACTCTTCTATCTCTACTTCCTCAACCACTCCTATGATGGTGATGCTAATGCTAATGCCCTCTCTCCTTTGTGGAAATGGTGCTTTGATCACCCTCTCCTCCTAGCCAACGCACTGTTCTTCCTCAACGTCAATGTCCTCTTCTGGGTCATCAGTCACTTACTATCAAGCTTCTGG ATGATAGATTTATACTGGACTGTGATCCCGGTACTGCTACTGTACTACTATGCAGCACACCCGTTGGCCCAGTATGATTTGTGGAGGTCAAGAATTGTGACGGTCCTGACATGGGTGTGGAGTATCAGGCTCACCCATAACTACTTTAGGCGTGAAAAGTGGCAGTGGGGTGCCAGGGAGGACTGGAGATTCACTGATATGCGCATCCAGTACGGCAACCACTGGTGGTGGGCATCCTTCTTTGCCGTATATGCCTCTCAGCAG gtgtttctcattggaatatGTCTCCCAATGTATATTGTACACTCGGTTGATAAGCCAGTGAATATCTGGGATTTTGTTGCCATTGTTGTTTGTATTAGTGGCATTGTGATAGCATACTATGCTGATACTCAACTCCACGAATTTGTGACCAAGAACGAGAAGCTCAAAGAGCTAGGACTGCCCATGGTGCTCAATCTTGAGAGGGGTTTGTGGTGTTACTCTCGACATCCAAACTACTTTGGGGAACAGTTGTGGTGGTGGGGTTTGGCTATATTTGCATGGAACCTGGGGCATGGTTGGGCCTTTATTGGTGCCCTTATAAATAGTATGTGTTTAGCATATGTGACTTTGCTTGTGGAACAACGGATGCTGAAGCGAGAGTCCAGAGCTGAAGCTTACAGACTGTACCAGAAGACCACATCAGTTTGGGTACCATGGTTCAAGTCGTCTGCCATAGCAGCAAAAGTTAAGGAAACTTGA
- the LOC119982854 gene encoding uncharacterized protein C594.04c-like isoform X2, with translation MISGEAIMQKVNHPSSAGLIAFWINVTLPTLIRLGLSLLKFNNTMDRNLKNAVIAFLTPLPSILFYLYFLNHSYDGDANANALSPLWKWCFDHPLLLANALFFLNVNVLFWVISHLLSSFWMIDLYWTVIPVLLLYYYAAHPLAQYDLWRSRIVTVLTWVWSIRLTHNYFRREKWQWGAREDWRFTDMRIQYGNHWWWASFFAVYASQQVFLIGICLPMYIVHSVDKPVNIWDFVAIVVCISGIVIAYYADTQLHEFVTKNEKLKELGLPMVLNLERGLWCYSRHPNYFGEQLWWWGLAIFAWNLGHGWAFIGALINSMCLAYVTLLVEQRMLKRESRAEAYRLYQKTTSVWVPWFKSSAIAAKVKET, from the exons ATGATTAGTGGGGAAGCCATCATGCAGAAAGTGAATCATCCATCATCTGCAGGACTCATCGCTTTTTGGATCAACGTTACATTGCCTACCCTTATAAGATTAGGCCTCTCCTTGCTAAAATTCAACAACACAATGGATCGCAATTTGAAGAATGCTGTGATTGCATTTCTGACTCCTCTACCTTCCATACTCTTCTATCTCTACTTCCTCAACCACTCCTATGATGGTGATGCTAATGCTAATGCCCTCTCTCCTTTGTGGAAATGGTGCTTTGATCACCCTCTCCTCCTAGCCAACGCACTGTTCTTCCTCAACGTCAATGTCCTCTTCTGGGTCATCAGTCACTTACTATCAAGCTTCTGG ATGATAGATTTATACTGGACTGTGATCCCGGTACTGCTACTGTACTACTATGCAGCACACCCGTTGGCCCAGTATGATTTGTGGAGGTCAAGAATTGTGACGGTCCTGACATGGGTGTGGAGTATCAGGCTCACCCATAACTACTTTAGGCGTGAAAAGTGGCAGTGGGGTGCCAGGGAGGACTGGAGATTCACTGATATGCGCATCCAGTACGGCAACCACTGGTGGTGGGCATCCTTCTTTGCCGTATATGCCTCTCAGCAG gtgtttctcattggaatatGTCTCCCAATGTATATTGTACACTCGGTTGATAAGCCAGTGAATATCTGGGATTTTGTTGCCATTGTTGTTTGTATTAGTGGCATTGTGATAGCATACTATGCTGATACTCAACTCCACGAATTTGTGACCAAGAACGAGAAGCTCAAAGAGCTAGGACTGCCCATGGTGCTCAATCTTGAGAGGGGTTTGTGGTGTTACTCTCGACATCCAAACTACTTTGGGGAACAGTTGTGGTGGTGGGGTTTGGCTATATTTGCATGGAACCTGGGGCATGGTTGGGCCTTTATTGGTGCCCTTATAAATAGTATGTGTTTAGCATATGTGACTTTGCTTGTGGAACAACGGATGCTGAAGCGAGAGTCCAGAGCTGAAGCTTACAGACTGTACCAGAAGACCACATCAGTTTGGGTACCATGGTTCAAGTCGTCTGCCATAGCAGCAAAAGTTAAGGAAACTTGA
- the LOC119982854 gene encoding uncharacterized protein C594.04c-like isoform X1, which yields MLDTVAVGPTNQVLFQVSGEGETSLLRLIDTLAQEDKVYSPQSPFHGSTPQAWPWNHSMKMLLLAFCANCIVGDLGGGTGVSLAASCTERPHVSGFQRLIAFWINVTLPTLIRLGLSLLKFNNTMDRNLKNAVIAFLTPLPSILFYLYFLNHSYDGDANANALSPLWKWCFDHPLLLANALFFLNVNVLFWVISHLLSSFWMIDLYWTVIPVLLLYYYAAHPLAQYDLWRSRIVTVLTWVWSIRLTHNYFRREKWQWGAREDWRFTDMRIQYGNHWWWASFFAVYASQQVFLIGICLPMYIVHSVDKPVNIWDFVAIVVCISGIVIAYYADTQLHEFVTKNEKLKELGLPMVLNLERGLWCYSRHPNYFGEQLWWWGLAIFAWNLGHGWAFIGALINSMCLAYVTLLVEQRMLKRESRAEAYRLYQKTTSVWVPWFKSSAIAAKVKET from the exons ATGCTTGACACCGTGGCCGTCGGACCAACTAACCAAGTCTTATTTCAGGTGTCCGGAGAAGGTGAGACTAGTCTTCTCAGGCTCATTGACACATTGGCTCAGGAAGATAAAGTTTATTCACCACAGTCCCCCTTCCACGGTTCCACCCCACAAGCTTGGCCGTGGAATCACTCAATGAAGATGTTGCTGCTTGCTTTCTGCGCGAATTGCATTGTGGGGGATTTGGGAGGGGGGACCGGAGTATCACTCGCTGCTTCATGCACAGAAAGGCCCCATGTGAGTGGATTCCAGA GACTCATCGCTTTTTGGATCAACGTTACATTGCCTACCCTTATAAGATTAGGCCTCTCCTTGCTAAAATTCAACAACACAATGGATCGCAATTTGAAGAATGCTGTGATTGCATTTCTGACTCCTCTACCTTCCATACTCTTCTATCTCTACTTCCTCAACCACTCCTATGATGGTGATGCTAATGCTAATGCCCTCTCTCCTTTGTGGAAATGGTGCTTTGATCACCCTCTCCTCCTAGCCAACGCACTGTTCTTCCTCAACGTCAATGTCCTCTTCTGGGTCATCAGTCACTTACTATCAAGCTTCTGG ATGATAGATTTATACTGGACTGTGATCCCGGTACTGCTACTGTACTACTATGCAGCACACCCGTTGGCCCAGTATGATTTGTGGAGGTCAAGAATTGTGACGGTCCTGACATGGGTGTGGAGTATCAGGCTCACCCATAACTACTTTAGGCGTGAAAAGTGGCAGTGGGGTGCCAGGGAGGACTGGAGATTCACTGATATGCGCATCCAGTACGGCAACCACTGGTGGTGGGCATCCTTCTTTGCCGTATATGCCTCTCAGCAG gtgtttctcattggaatatGTCTCCCAATGTATATTGTACACTCGGTTGATAAGCCAGTGAATATCTGGGATTTTGTTGCCATTGTTGTTTGTATTAGTGGCATTGTGATAGCATACTATGCTGATACTCAACTCCACGAATTTGTGACCAAGAACGAGAAGCTCAAAGAGCTAGGACTGCCCATGGTGCTCAATCTTGAGAGGGGTTTGTGGTGTTACTCTCGACATCCAAACTACTTTGGGGAACAGTTGTGGTGGTGGGGTTTGGCTATATTTGCATGGAACCTGGGGCATGGTTGGGCCTTTATTGGTGCCCTTATAAATAGTATGTGTTTAGCATATGTGACTTTGCTTGTGGAACAACGGATGCTGAAGCGAGAGTCCAGAGCTGAAGCTTACAGACTGTACCAGAAGACCACATCAGTTTGGGTACCATGGTTCAAGTCGTCTGCCATAGCAGCAAAAGTTAAGGAAACTTGA
- the LOC119982646 gene encoding transcription factor 25 isoform X1, translating to MSARLLKQFLKEQEQKQRQERREIGDGSEEEEDAESPDFGSRSSINPFDFLNEEDDDEPDQQDESKATEETFIRSSDEVKREMTAVEGTSTSNCKPKKKNKSKKKKKGKEGPTSANKVEESLEEVLENLSLDVNYSVSGPDPTKSNLGKAKVNDKFVKRFDQSILQVNPKNLNPQNELRKIFGSKVVKSFEQSNQAGGSRQLRGGRSGARHRKTNLVTPLEHWPQWDGSFSMELLETKDGCNYFRYVYSASYDETQRLFEGAKATHDLNGVAVLLRHRHRYHIDSLMALAYYHMLTGEHQTSADETAMCLYALECAWHPMFTPFQGNCQLKYSHETNKALFKVLFTHMKSLDRQGCCRSALEVCKLLLSLDSDDPMGALFCIDYFALRAEEYAWLEQFSEEYKSDNSLWMFPNFSFSLAICRFNLEKEGTLGDSSVGVAKSRSVDLMKQALMLHPSVLRKLEAKVPLKSQIWTTILKNTFFQADRTGSLSLDHLIDLYIERSYIIWKRPELQKFLQDAAAQVIEALEHNINEAKDWACVSKEAFSSESNEYVHLLVSDFSDKMPSLTPENLENAMVDLRIVAGQNGVQVDNQQNGGPAPQPIANRNALAVLMESILPWVHYEDGEGGVADEDDGHGAGHD from the exons ATGTCGGCTAGGTTGCTGAAGCAGTTCTTGAAAGAACAAGAACAGAAACAACGACAAGAGCGCCGCGAAATTGGCGATggaagtgaagaagaagaggatgcaGAATCTCCTGATTTTGGTAGTCGTTCTTCGATAAACCCTTTCGATTTCCTCAACGAAGAAGATGACGACGAGCCTGACCAG CAGGATGAGTCCAAAGCCACCGAGGAAACTTTCATAAGAAGCAGTGACGAAGTTAAACGGGAAATGACTGCAGTAGAAGGCACATCAACATCTAAttgcaaaccaaagaagaagaacaagagcaagaagaagaagaaaggcaaAGAGGGTCCTACAAGTGCAAATAAAGTTGAAGAATCTTTGGAGGAGGTTTTAGAAAATTTGTCTTTGGATGTTAATTATTCTGTTAGTGGACCTGATCCTACAAAATCCAACTTAGGAAAGGCAAAAGTTAATGATAAATTTGTTAAAAGATTTGATCAATCCATCTTACAAGTTAATCCCAAAAATCTGAATCCTCAGAATGAGTTACGAAAAATTTTTGGTTCCAAAGTGGTGAAGTCATTTGAGCAAAGTAATCAAGCTGGAGGTTCTAGGCAGTTACGCGGGGGAAGAAGTGGTGCCCGTCATAGAAAAACTAATTTAGTCACTCCATTGGAACACTGGCCTCAATGGGATGGATCCTTCTCAATGGAGTTGTTGGAAACCAAGGATGGTTGCAATTATTTCAG GTATGTGTACTCAGCATCCTATGATGAGACTCAGAGATTATTTGAAGGTGCCAAAGCTACTCATGATCTGAATGGTGTAGCAGTTCTTCTGAGGCATCGCCATCGTTACCACATAGATTCCCTTATGGCATTGGCGTACTATCATATGTTAACAGGTGAACATCAAACGTCAGCGGATGAGACTGCAATGTGTTTATATGCACTGGAATGTGCATGGCATCCCATGTTCACTCCTTTCCAGGGTAATTGCCAATTGAAATATAGCCATGAAACAAACAAGGCATTGTTCAAAGTGCTTTTCACTCATATGAAAAGCTTAGATAGACAGGGTTGTTGTCGTTCTGCATTAGAAGTATGCAAGCTGTTACTTTCCCTGGATTCAGATGATCCTATGGGGGCATTGTTCTGCATTGACTACTTTGCTCTGAGGGCGGAGGAATATGCATGGTTAGAACAATTTTCTGAAGAATATAAAAGTGACAATTCTTTATGGATGTTTCCTAATTTTTCGTTTTCCTTGGCTATCTGCCGGTTTAATCTTGAGAAGGAGGGAACTTTGGGAGATTCTTCTGTGGGTGTGGCAAAGTCTAGATCAGTTGATTTGATGAAGCAAGCATTGATGCTTCACCCTTCAGTTCTTAGAAAACTAGAAGCAAAGGTCCCTTTGAAAAGTCAGATCTGGACAACTATACTCAAGAATACCTTTTTTCAAGCAGATAGAACAGGATCTCTATCGTTGGATCATCTTATTGATCTTTACATAGAAAGAAGTTATATTATATGGAAGCGTCCAGAGCTGCAAAAGTTTCTTCAGGATGCTGCTGCACAAGTCATTGAAGCTCTTGAACACAATATTAACGAAGCAAAGGATTGGGCTTGTGTAAGCAAGGAAGCTTTTTCTTCGGAGAGCAATGA GTATGTCCATTTGCTGGTTTCGGATTTCTCTGACAAAATGCCATCTCTTACACCTGAGAATCTGGAGAATGCCATGGTTGATTTGAGGATTGTTGCTGGGCAGAATGGGGTCCAGGTTGACAATCAACAAAATGGTGGTCCTGCTCCACAGCCTATTGCCAATCGCAACGCATTGGCTGTCTTGATGGAGTCAATTTTACCATGGGTTCATTACGAAGATGGTGAAGGTGGAGTAGCTGATGAGGATGATGGACACGGGGCCGGACATGATTAG
- the LOC119982646 gene encoding transcription factor 25 isoform X2, producing the protein MSARLLKQFLKEQEQKQRQERREIGDGSEEEEDAESPDFGSRSSINPFDFLNEEDDDEPDQDESKATEETFIRSSDEVKREMTAVEGTSTSNCKPKKKNKSKKKKKGKEGPTSANKVEESLEEVLENLSLDVNYSVSGPDPTKSNLGKAKVNDKFVKRFDQSILQVNPKNLNPQNELRKIFGSKVVKSFEQSNQAGGSRQLRGGRSGARHRKTNLVTPLEHWPQWDGSFSMELLETKDGCNYFRYVYSASYDETQRLFEGAKATHDLNGVAVLLRHRHRYHIDSLMALAYYHMLTGEHQTSADETAMCLYALECAWHPMFTPFQGNCQLKYSHETNKALFKVLFTHMKSLDRQGCCRSALEVCKLLLSLDSDDPMGALFCIDYFALRAEEYAWLEQFSEEYKSDNSLWMFPNFSFSLAICRFNLEKEGTLGDSSVGVAKSRSVDLMKQALMLHPSVLRKLEAKVPLKSQIWTTILKNTFFQADRTGSLSLDHLIDLYIERSYIIWKRPELQKFLQDAAAQVIEALEHNINEAKDWACVSKEAFSSESNEYVHLLVSDFSDKMPSLTPENLENAMVDLRIVAGQNGVQVDNQQNGGPAPQPIANRNALAVLMESILPWVHYEDGEGGVADEDDGHGAGHD; encoded by the exons ATGTCGGCTAGGTTGCTGAAGCAGTTCTTGAAAGAACAAGAACAGAAACAACGACAAGAGCGCCGCGAAATTGGCGATggaagtgaagaagaagaggatgcaGAATCTCCTGATTTTGGTAGTCGTTCTTCGATAAACCCTTTCGATTTCCTCAACGAAGAAGATGACGACGAGCCTGACCAG GATGAGTCCAAAGCCACCGAGGAAACTTTCATAAGAAGCAGTGACGAAGTTAAACGGGAAATGACTGCAGTAGAAGGCACATCAACATCTAAttgcaaaccaaagaagaagaacaagagcaagaagaagaagaaaggcaaAGAGGGTCCTACAAGTGCAAATAAAGTTGAAGAATCTTTGGAGGAGGTTTTAGAAAATTTGTCTTTGGATGTTAATTATTCTGTTAGTGGACCTGATCCTACAAAATCCAACTTAGGAAAGGCAAAAGTTAATGATAAATTTGTTAAAAGATTTGATCAATCCATCTTACAAGTTAATCCCAAAAATCTGAATCCTCAGAATGAGTTACGAAAAATTTTTGGTTCCAAAGTGGTGAAGTCATTTGAGCAAAGTAATCAAGCTGGAGGTTCTAGGCAGTTACGCGGGGGAAGAAGTGGTGCCCGTCATAGAAAAACTAATTTAGTCACTCCATTGGAACACTGGCCTCAATGGGATGGATCCTTCTCAATGGAGTTGTTGGAAACCAAGGATGGTTGCAATTATTTCAG GTATGTGTACTCAGCATCCTATGATGAGACTCAGAGATTATTTGAAGGTGCCAAAGCTACTCATGATCTGAATGGTGTAGCAGTTCTTCTGAGGCATCGCCATCGTTACCACATAGATTCCCTTATGGCATTGGCGTACTATCATATGTTAACAGGTGAACATCAAACGTCAGCGGATGAGACTGCAATGTGTTTATATGCACTGGAATGTGCATGGCATCCCATGTTCACTCCTTTCCAGGGTAATTGCCAATTGAAATATAGCCATGAAACAAACAAGGCATTGTTCAAAGTGCTTTTCACTCATATGAAAAGCTTAGATAGACAGGGTTGTTGTCGTTCTGCATTAGAAGTATGCAAGCTGTTACTTTCCCTGGATTCAGATGATCCTATGGGGGCATTGTTCTGCATTGACTACTTTGCTCTGAGGGCGGAGGAATATGCATGGTTAGAACAATTTTCTGAAGAATATAAAAGTGACAATTCTTTATGGATGTTTCCTAATTTTTCGTTTTCCTTGGCTATCTGCCGGTTTAATCTTGAGAAGGAGGGAACTTTGGGAGATTCTTCTGTGGGTGTGGCAAAGTCTAGATCAGTTGATTTGATGAAGCAAGCATTGATGCTTCACCCTTCAGTTCTTAGAAAACTAGAAGCAAAGGTCCCTTTGAAAAGTCAGATCTGGACAACTATACTCAAGAATACCTTTTTTCAAGCAGATAGAACAGGATCTCTATCGTTGGATCATCTTATTGATCTTTACATAGAAAGAAGTTATATTATATGGAAGCGTCCAGAGCTGCAAAAGTTTCTTCAGGATGCTGCTGCACAAGTCATTGAAGCTCTTGAACACAATATTAACGAAGCAAAGGATTGGGCTTGTGTAAGCAAGGAAGCTTTTTCTTCGGAGAGCAATGA GTATGTCCATTTGCTGGTTTCGGATTTCTCTGACAAAATGCCATCTCTTACACCTGAGAATCTGGAGAATGCCATGGTTGATTTGAGGATTGTTGCTGGGCAGAATGGGGTCCAGGTTGACAATCAACAAAATGGTGGTCCTGCTCCACAGCCTATTGCCAATCGCAACGCATTGGCTGTCTTGATGGAGTCAATTTTACCATGGGTTCATTACGAAGATGGTGAAGGTGGAGTAGCTGATGAGGATGATGGACACGGGGCCGGACATGATTAG